A genomic window from Fulvitalea axinellae includes:
- a CDS encoding aldose epimerase family protein, whose amino-acid sequence MKIEQRSFGTLPNGQETTLYTLTNDKGMTVKVTDFGATLADIQVPDKAGNSESVILGFDECGGYAQEQAYIGATVGRYANRIEHGKFSVDGQEYQLPVNNGENHLHGGPEAMDKTLWKLAGTSTTDTEAKVTFRTSSPDGFNGYPGNLEVSVSFVLDNENRLNIRYHATTDKDTIINLTNHSYFNLSGNLRDNCLKHEIKLQAGKYTPIKANMIPTGELADVDDSPFDFKSFETIGAKMNFDHEQIDLALGFDHNFVLNNKGGNEPTLSAEAVDHASGRVMRLYSTQPGMQFYTGNYLDGGYMGKEGRIYEKYDGFCFETQAFPDSPNQEHFPSPLLKAGEAYEHSAIFEFGLVD is encoded by the coding sequence ATGAAAATTGAACAAAGAAGTTTCGGCACTTTACCGAACGGCCAAGAGACCACGCTATACACACTGACAAACGACAAGGGCATGACCGTCAAAGTCACCGACTTCGGCGCTACCTTGGCCGATATCCAGGTGCCGGACAAAGCCGGCAACTCGGAAAGCGTAATCCTCGGTTTTGACGAATGCGGCGGATACGCGCAAGAACAAGCCTACATCGGTGCGACCGTGGGGCGCTACGCCAACCGCATCGAACACGGAAAATTCAGCGTGGACGGACAGGAATACCAACTCCCCGTCAACAACGGCGAAAATCACCTGCACGGTGGCCCCGAAGCGATGGACAAAACCCTTTGGAAACTTGCCGGCACAAGCACCACCGACACCGAGGCCAAAGTGACTTTCCGCACTTCAAGTCCTGACGGTTTCAACGGTTACCCCGGCAATCTTGAGGTTTCCGTGTCTTTTGTTCTCGACAATGAGAACCGCCTCAATATCCGGTACCATGCGACAACGGACAAAGACACCATCATAAACCTCACAAATCACTCGTATTTCAATCTTTCGGGGAATCTGAGGGATAACTGCCTTAAGCACGAGATAAAGCTTCAGGCGGGCAAATATACGCCAATCAAGGCCAATATGATCCCGACAGGCGAGTTGGCGGACGTGGATGACTCTCCTTTCGATTTCAAGAGCTTTGAAACCATCGGGGCAAAAATGAATTTCGACCACGAGCAGATCGACTTGGCTTTGGGCTTCGACCACAATTTCGTGTTGAACAACAAGGGCGGAAACGAGCCGACATTGAGCGCCGAGGCCGTAGATCATGCGTCAGGTCGCGTAATGCGCCTTTACTCTACGCAACCGGGTATGCAGTTCTATACCGGAAATTATCTGGACGGAGGTTATATGGGGAAAGAAGGCCGGATTTACGAAAAATATGACGGCTTCTGCTTTGAAACCCAGGCGTTTCCAGATTCGCCGAACCAAGAGCATTTTCCGTCTCCTTTGCTAAAAGCTGGAGAAGCTTATGAGCATTCGGCCATTTTCGAATTCGGATTGGTTGATTAA
- the acs gene encoding acetate--CoA ligase, with protein sequence MAKFTFVKNNQTTNLHTLKEQQMKTIRTFEDYREAYDHSTRDPEGFWEEIAQEYQWQQPWDKVLDWNFDEPSIKWYSGAKLNITENMLDRHLKERGNKLALIWEPNDPKEKFVRLTYKELHEQVCRFANVLKKNGVSKGDRVCIYMPMIPELAVAVIACARIGAVHSVVFAGFSAHALADRINDAQCKLVITSDGLFRGAKEIPVKRVVDEALESCECVERVIVKERVGWLPNMVEDRDVWWDDEIKEADRDCPPEPMDAEDMLFILYTSGSTGKPKGVVHTCGGYMVYTGYTFRNVFDYRESDIYWCTADIGWITGHSYIVYGPLLNGATTMMFEGVPTWPDPGRFWQVVDKYGVNQFYTAPTAIRSLMAHKIDHVLSYSLDSLRVIGSVGEPINAEAWNWYHIHVGKERCPLVDTWWQTETGGVMISGIGNATPLKPTFAGYPMPGVQPVLLDGDGNEIQEDDVEGYLAIKHPWPSMLRTTYGDHERCQKTYFSAFKGYYFTGDGARRDKDGMYRIIGRVDDVINVSGHRFGTAEIENAINQNEKVVESAVVGYPHPIKGQGIYAYVICQDGGADEEILKAEITETVVEEIGKIARPEKIQFVRGLPKTRSGKIMRRILRKVAEGEISNLGDTSTLLDPKVVEEIISGADHVETIDH encoded by the coding sequence TTGGCGAAATTTACTTTTGTCAAAAACAATCAAACAACCAATCTACACACTCTTAAAGAACAACAAATGAAAACGATCAGGACCTTTGAGGACTATCGTGAGGCTTATGACCACAGCACTCGCGATCCGGAGGGTTTTTGGGAAGAAATTGCCCAAGAATACCAATGGCAACAACCTTGGGATAAGGTTTTGGACTGGAATTTCGACGAACCATCAATAAAATGGTACAGCGGGGCGAAGCTCAACATAACGGAAAATATGCTCGATAGGCATTTGAAAGAAAGGGGAAACAAACTCGCCCTGATCTGGGAGCCTAACGATCCGAAAGAAAAATTTGTAAGACTGACTTACAAGGAGCTTCACGAACAAGTTTGCCGTTTCGCCAATGTGCTAAAGAAAAACGGTGTAAGCAAAGGGGACCGTGTATGCATCTACATGCCGATGATTCCCGAACTGGCCGTAGCCGTTATTGCTTGCGCAAGAATAGGTGCCGTACATTCGGTGGTATTCGCCGGCTTTTCGGCGCACGCTCTTGCCGACAGGATTAATGACGCCCAATGTAAACTCGTGATAACCAGTGACGGACTTTTCCGAGGCGCCAAGGAGATTCCCGTAAAGCGTGTCGTGGACGAGGCTTTGGAATCGTGCGAATGCGTGGAGCGAGTGATCGTGAAAGAACGCGTAGGCTGGCTGCCGAATATGGTGGAAGACCGGGACGTTTGGTGGGATGACGAAATAAAAGAAGCTGACCGCGATTGCCCTCCCGAGCCGATGGATGCCGAGGATATGCTTTTTATCCTTTATACTTCAGGTTCTACAGGAAAGCCGAAAGGCGTTGTGCATACCTGTGGCGGTTATATGGTCTATACCGGTTACACTTTCCGCAATGTATTCGACTATCGCGAAAGCGACATATATTGGTGCACGGCGGATATTGGTTGGATAACGGGACACTCGTATATAGTTTACGGGCCGTTGCTTAACGGGGCCACGACCATGATGTTCGAGGGGGTGCCAACGTGGCCTGATCCGGGCCGTTTTTGGCAAGTGGTGGACAAGTATGGGGTAAACCAGTTCTATACGGCACCGACGGCCATCCGTTCTCTGATGGCTCACAAGATAGATCACGTTTTGTCATACAGTCTTGATTCGCTACGCGTGATAGGGTCTGTGGGTGAGCCAATAAACGCCGAGGCTTGGAACTGGTATCATATTCACGTAGGCAAAGAGCGTTGTCCGCTAGTTGACACTTGGTGGCAAACAGAAACCGGAGGCGTGATGATCTCGGGAATCGGAAACGCGACGCCTCTTAAACCGACTTTTGCGGGATATCCAATGCCGGGAGTCCAGCCTGTGTTGCTTGACGGTGACGGCAATGAAATCCAAGAAGACGATGTCGAAGGCTATTTGGCGATCAAACACCCTTGGCCGTCAATGCTCAGGACTACTTATGGCGACCATGAGCGTTGTCAAAAGACTTATTTTAGTGCGTTCAAAGGATACTATTTTACTGGTGACGGAGCCCGCCGGGACAAAGACGGAATGTATCGGATCATCGGTAGGGTAGATGATGTGATCAACGTTTCGGGACACCGCTTCGGGACAGCCGAAATCGAAAACGCCATTAACCAAAATGAAAAGGTTGTGGAATCCGCTGTCGTGGGGTATCCGCATCCGATCAAAGGCCAAGGGATTTACGCTTACGTCATTTGCCAAGACGGTGGCGCCGACGAGGAAATCCTGAAAGCCGAAATCACTGAGACGGTGGTGGAAGAGATCGGCAAGATTGCCCGTCCCGAAAAGATTCAGTTTGTGCGGGGACTTCCAAAAACTCGTTCTGGAAAAATCATGCGTAGGATCCTCCGAAAAGTCGCCGAAGGCGAAATCAGCAATCTCGGCGACACATCGACTCTGCTCGACCCGAAAGTTGTAGAGGAGATTATTTCTGGGGCGGACCATGTCGAGACTATCGATCATTAA